DNA sequence from the Halonatronomonas betaini genome:
TGAGGGCAGGGGCTATTTTATCAAGCATTTCTATTTTAGAAAGTGGACCTATGCCTTAAAAGAAATTATCGGCAGCCCGATAGGACTGACAAGTTACAGAAAATCAATTAAAATGCTTGTTAATCACATCCCTGTAGCCACTCCGTTGGCAGCAATAATTTATGATGGTACCAGGTCTAAAAAAGATAGTGTATATATATCACAGGAGCTTGAAAATAGTGTCCTTGTCAATGACCTCATCAAAGAAAATAAAGTAAGAGATATACCTAAAGAAAATATGGAAAGCCTAACTCTTCAGATGGCTGATATCTGGGCTAAAATGCTCAATAATAACTTTATCCATAAAGACCCAAACTCAAAAAACTTTATGATCACAGATTTAAACGGTGAGCCTGAAATCTATTTAATAGATATCGCAGATATTTTTGCTCTGCCATATGCTCCGGAATTTCTTAAAATTCATTCTATGGCAAGGTTCTTTGGTAAATTTGCTAAGTCATTTATCCAGTCTGAAGCTGAATTTGATAAAAAGTATTTCGATATTTTTGAAGAAGAGTTCTCCAGAAACTATAACTTTAAAGGCTCAAATGAGAAATTTATTGCTAAAGTTAAAAAGCTTACTCGCAAGAAATATCAGTGGAGATTAGATCGGGATAGGAGCTGATTTTAATGTCAATCGGCGTACTTGTAATAACTTACAATGAAGAGGAAATGCTTGCAGACTGCTTGGATTCTGTAACCTGGGCCGATGAAATAGTCGTTGTTGATTCTGATAGCAAAGATAAGACCAGGGAGATAGCTAAAGAATACACCGATAAAGTATATATCCGGGAGTTCGATAATTTCTCCAACCAGAGAAACTTCGGCCTTGATAAGCTGAAATCTGACTGGATCCTTGTCCTCGATGCAGATGAAAGGATAACCACTGAACTCCAGGCTGAGATCGAAAAGAAGATTGCCACAGGAGGTTATGATCTCTACCAGATCCCCAGAAAAAATTTCTTTCTCGGTAAATGGATAAGATATGCAGGCTGGTACCCTGATTATACCGATCGCCTCTTTAAAAATGATCAGTCTATCAGATATGCCGGCGATGTCCATGAGTGCCCGACCTTTACTGGCAAAAAGGGCAGAATGGACCAGCCTATGATTCATTATACATATCAGGATATCGCCAGCTATATGGAGAAGGTCAACCATTATACGACACTAAGCGCCAGAGAGAGCAGTAAGGATCCATCATTATTTTATGTATTCATCAGAAGCTTCTTTGAATTCTTTAACTTTTTGCTATTTAAAAAAGCCTTCCTGCTTGGCAGGGAAGGCCTGGTTTTAACTGCAATTTCAACAGTTTCAAAGTTTTTAAAATATATTAAAATCTGGGAGAAAAACAGAAAAGATTAAAATATATATTATTCATTTAATCTATCAATTCTTCATACTGATTAACCATCTTCTCAATCGAAAAATTTTTCTTTACATAATCTCTGGCATTACTGGCATAAGTAGTTCTCAAATCATCGTCCTTAAGCAACTGGTTGACTTTTTCAGCCAGGTCTTGAGGATTTTCTTCTTTAGCCAGAAGACCGACCTCACCATCCTGAACAATCTCCGGTATATTACTTGCAGCAACTGCAACCACAGGTAATCCAGTCGCCATAGCCTCAACCAGAACCAGCCCAAAACCTTCAATTCTTGCTGAATGGACCATTAAATCTGCCTGAGCCAGGTACTCATCTACATTATCCACAAAACCTGTCAGATAGACCTGATCATCTAATTCATACTCTGAAATTAATCGCTCAATCTTATCTCTTTCATCGCCTTCACCGATTATAAATAATTTCCAGCTCTGATTTAATCTATTTAATTTCTTCATACCGGCCAGTAAAAGATCATGGCCTTTCTCAGGAAAAAGCCGGCCTACATTAACTAAAATCTTATCACTTTCATTGATATTATAATCTTCCCTTAATGAAAACCCTGGCTCAATATTTTCCGGTATCTCAACACCATTGTATATCAACTTAATTTTCTCTTTATTTAAAATACCTTTAAGATTTTTCATTACATTTTCTTTAGTGGATTTGGAATTGGCTATAATATCAGTAAGCACAGTGCCATAAAGCCAGTTCGAGTAAAACCGCTTTTTTAAAGGCCGGTCAACACCCCGGCGATAAATTATCCTCTCTACATCTGCCAGCGCCCCGGTAATAGCTCCAAATTTTCTATCTCTCGATAAATTTAAAAAGAGCACTTCAATATTATTTTCTTCAAGAAAACTTTTAAAACTAAAGATTTTAACTGGATTTAAACAGCTCAAAGTATTATGTAAATTAACTATCTCTGTTCTAAGCCCCTTAGCTTTAGCTCTTTTGATAATTTCACTATCCTGGCGCCCGGCAACCCAGACATTATGCCCTCTATCTGCAAGACCCTTAGCAGTCAGCAAAGTCCAGTTCTCGCCACCACCCCAGCTAAAATGTGTATTCAAAAAAACTATATTTCTGCTCATAGTATAGGATTTCTCCTCCATTATGTATTTAAAACTAAAATTTGAAAATCAAATATTTGAATTAAACTTATTAAAACTATTAAATATTAACAAGTTCAGAATTCTTTTGAATTATCTTATTATGATTCCAGTAATCCAATTTTTCTTTAGCTAATTTTAATATATCCTGAAACTTTTTTTTCTTAAGAGTCTTATTCACCAGCACCCTTTTCTCACTTAAAGAAAGTTCGACCTCATGGACATAAGCCAGGGCCAGTAGTTTGGCTAAATTTTTATCAATTATGCTCTGGGACATAGCTGGAAACTTTTTAATACTATCCATATCAATAAATTTAATCTCACCGACCTCATCCACAAAAAAATTAGAAAAGTTCGGATCACCACTTAACAATTTATTGCTATAGAGTGTATTAAGCAACCTGGACAGATTCTCAATAGCTTTCTCCCTTAGTTTTACATCATCACTATCATCCAGGAAATCAATTAGTTCCTGCCCTGATATCTCCTCAGTAATAAATAGACTTTCTCTATTAATAAAAGAGCCGTATTTAATAGCCCAGCCCTTTTTAATAGTCGGAACACCAATTTCCTGCAGTTTATTTAATAGCTTTAGATACCTTTCGCCCTCTGCAGGCCTGAATAGATTTTTAACCTTCTTTTTAAATTTTAAATTCTCATACTTTTTTATGTAATATGTATTCCCATCCAACTTATACTTAAAGACATCATGGGCTTTATCATCTTTAAATAAAGCAGCCTGATATTCAGCTTTATCATCAATAATAATAAATTTATCTATAATATCTTCTAAAAGCTCAAGCCTGCTCTCAGCCCTATAGCTAGCCAGAACCTCGTATTCTCGGCCCCTATAATTTAATCTCATAAATAACTCCTCCATAGTCTTAGCATCATTTATTATAATACCATACCACCGGTTAATTACCAAGCATATAAACATACCTCAATCACTGGTGTTTTATTAAACCTGTTATTAATTACTCAGTGAAATGAAATTTGGCTTATGGTATAATTAAATCACCCTGTAATAGAGGTTAATTTTTACCTCAAAAATATTTGAAAGCAGGTGCTTTATATGGCTGAAGAAAAAATCTTAAATCTTATCCTCGATAGAATTGATGAAAGGACTGGAGCTATTTTCGAGCAGACTACCGAACTTTCTGAATTCAGAACTGAAGTCAACCTAAAACTAAATAGTTATAAGAAAGACTTTAAGTTTATCGAGGATAAATTGTTAGAACATGAAAAGGAAATTTATAAACTTAAGCATCCAGATGATAATGAAAAAGAGATAAACTGGGGCTAGAATTTTTATAATAATTCCTGTAAATTGTCTTAATTAGAGATACCAGAAGGTCGCAAAGCTTTCTGGTCTTTTTTACCTCATCTTTGAAAGAGAAAATTTTAATTTAAAGAGGGAGGGGATATTTTGGCTGAGATTAATACTCATAAAGTCTGGACCAGGCAGGACGATTCTGTTCTTGAAACTTTAGAAGAGGATGGGGTTTATAGAGTTAAAGAAAAGTATATCAGGGCTAAGATGGGCAATCTCGCTGATATATATATCAATGTCTATAAATGGCTCAGAAATCAAGCTTCAAAACGGATGGATATTCCTGAAGCAGCAAGATATCCGATCTGGCTGACAACCCATGAAGAATTAAAGTTACCAGAAGCAGAAGGTTGTATTAACTTTGAGCTTGAGATCCCGGATAGCAATATTCTAATCTTTGATATGGAAAAGTGGGATTACATTGTTAATTATATGTATCTACCTGAGGACGATCAGGACCGGCAAAGGTTTAAAGATAAACTCGATAAATATAATATCAATGTTGAATCTGATATCTACCTGGAAAACTTTTATCCCCTGCTTAAACAGGAGATGGTCTCCAGCTGGGAGCGGCTATTTGATGATAATATCAGACTTTCAAATCATGATGTCGCCATCTGCTGGGAATTAAAAAAGGAGTGGGTGATTGATTATGAGAGATACCTATGAGTTATGGACTCACCAGAAACCAGAGCTTAAAGACCTTATTTTAAACCAGGGTAGAATTACAGTCAAAAGAAAATATATAAAGGATAAGTATGGAGAACAGGCCGATATATTTCTGACAGCCTATAACTTTTTTGTTCAAAAGTTTAGAGAGTACGTAAGCTGCCCTGGAGGTGCCGAATACCCATTCTGGGCAGCCACTGATAGAGAGGCAGCCTCAACTGGAACAGAGGGCGTATTCCTGCGATTAGAGGTCCCTGCAGACCAGACAGTATTCTTTTCAGCAATCCAGTGGAATCAAATCTTAAATCTTGAATATCTGGCTGACTCCCCTGAAGATAAAAAACACTTCAACAAAAAATTAGATAGCATGGGGCTAAATCCTGAAGCGAAATCAGAGATCCTTATAACACCCCATTATCCCCTATTAAAAGCTGAAATTAAAAAGAGCTGGCATGATAATTTCAAATTGGCCAGAAATCCTGAAAGAATAGAAGACAACAATGTAAAAGCCGCCCTCTGGGAGCTAAAAAGTAATTGGCTGATTTGATATTTCAATAATATCTTATCTAAATTAAATTTCTTCTGATTTACCCTTGACAATTATACAATTTTTTTATATTATATATACAGTGTTAATAACAATTACTGATAAGAGCATTAACGATTAATTAAATTAAATCAGGAGGAGATATTTAATGGAGAATTATGACAACTTACAGACTTATTTATCAAACTTTGCAGTATTAAATGCCAAGCTACACAACTTACACTGGAATGTTGAGGCCAAACAATTTGTTCAGCTTCATGAGTTTACTGAAGAATTATATGATGAGTTCTTTGTGATGTTTGATGACATTGCTGAGCTTATGAAGATGAAAGGTGAAATGCCACTTGTAAAAATGAATGATTATGTTGAGCATGCCACAATTGAAGAACTTCCAGCAAAAACATTTAGCTATGATGAAGTTATAAATGCTGTAGAAGCTGATTTAAAAGAAATGAAATCACTTGCTGTAAAAATCAGAGAAGAAGCCGATGAAGTCGATGATTTTGAAGTCGTTGGCGAAATGGAAGAGCATGTCGCATTCTATAGCAAGAATCTCTGGTTTATCAGAAGCATGAATGTTTAACAAATCTCTTAACTAAATAAAATTTTAGTTTTATATTTAAAGGGGCTGGAAATAATCCAGCCCCTTTAAACTTTTATATTAGATTAAAAAGCCATTCTGTAAACTCCCCAGCCATCCTCATCAGTCTCTATATATTCAATCTGCTCAAAGCCTTTTGTTTCTAAATAATCGACACCTGACGGGTCAGAATGGAAGATTATATCTCCCTCAATATCAACTGGTTTAATTCTCCAGTTATTTTCTCGTTCAGGAGATACAACATCATTTTCAGCAAAGTATTCAACCAGTACATCCTGGTTTTTGACATCACCAGGTGCAGCCTCTAATAGACTCTGAGAACCATCCAATACATCTGTGGCAGTTCCTGAAGCCCGGTGATTATTTGTAGCCATTAAGAATTCCATATCATCTTCTACAGGCTCACCATCATAGGTTAAATCAACTATTCTCTCACCTAATTCCTGAGTCACATCAATTTCATATTCAACACCCATGATTGATTCATAATAGAAGCCCTCAAAATATTCATTAATTAACTGTTGGTCAGCTTCTTCATCTGGATCAATCTGGTTAAAGTTATCTGCGCTTTCTTCTAAAAACTCTCTCAGTTCTTCTCCAGTAACTTTAACCACCTGAAAGATGTTATCATAGATATATATATCGGTAGCATCAGTTATATTTAAACTTCCTGGCTCGATCGAAGTATAATCAGTTGGCCCCTGGCGTCCAAACCTGAGAGGAGCTGCTGTTGAGATGAGTGGCATATCCTGATACTCTTCTTGCTCAGTTAATTCTAATCTTTCTTCAACATACCATTTCTGAGCTTCCTGGACTAGCTTAATTGTTGCTGTATCCTGAACTCTTGAGAAATAGGTTGTTAATTCAGTATCTGTTTCACCGATAGGAGTGTTGACATATTCAATAGTTGCTTCATGTTTTTCTTCAACCATATCCACTATCTCAGGATCTGACTCAACATTTTCATCAACTTCCTTTAATCTAGAAGAACTCTCAACTACGTTCCATTCGCCATCTTCCTGGCTAAGAGTCATATCAATTACTCCAAGATGGCTTCCCCAGGCACCAGGCAATACAGCCGGGACATCATTAACCAGTCCTGCTTCATTATCTATTCCTTCAACATCGTCATATTCACTGCCTCCAGGAAATTCATTGTGTTGATGGCCTAAGACCATAGCATCAATACCATCAATTTTACTCAGATAATAACCTGCATTAACATCAGTATCATCAGGGTCAATTCCAGTATGGGCAGAGACTATTACTATATCAGCTCCGACATCTCTAATTCTTGGAATAAAGCTTTCAGCTTCCTCAATTATATCTTTTCCAACAACTTCACCTTCTAAATGTGCACTTCCCCATTGCACAACTTCAGGAGATACAAAACTTACCACACCAATACTGATTGGTTCTCCATCAATTTCTCTTTCTAAAATAGCATATGGTTCAAAATAATTGATATCAGTAAATTCAGCGTCATATAGGTTAGCATTCAACCATGGGAAATTAGAGCCAACCTCTGCCTGCCTGAAATAATCAATTCCATAATCCTGTAATTCGTGATTACCAATGGCAGCAGCATCATAACCCATATGGTTCATAGCGTCAATAATTACCGGATATTCTCCTTCCTGGAGCGGAGGAACTGGCTGCTCAAGATCACCTGGCAACTGTCCAGCTTCAAGACTGCCTAGTAAACTTCCCTGGATAACATCTCCTGCATCTAGCAGCAGAATATTATCATAATTCTCTCTCTTATCATTAATAAGTGTTGAAACTTTACTTACTCCAATATTTTCATCAACTTCATCGGCCATATAATTATATGGCATCACATATTGATGAAAATCAGTTGTCCCTAAAATTGTCAGTTCATGCAAATCTTCTTCAGCAGTAATCGTTCCAGTTAAAATACCTGTAAAAATCAGCATGAAGGTTAGAGCAAGACTAATTACTGTTAGCTTCTTAAATTTCTTCATTTTAACCCTCCTTAGATTGATTTGTCAATTTAATAAAATTTGCACATTAATTATATCAGTTTTATTAAATAAGTTTCAAGGAAATAACATGGGCATTAAGTTTAATACTTTATTTGATAAAACTAATAACTTGCAAGTTTTTATTTTATAAACTATAATTTTAATTAAGAACATATTTTTCTGTCGAAACAACACTAAATAATGCCAGAGGTGATATTAAAATGATAACCCATATTACAAACAGGGCAGCCTGGGAGCAGGCTAAAGAAAGCGGGGTTTATAAAGCCAGTTCACTTGAAACTGAAGGCTTTATCCACTGCTCAACTATAAAACAGGTTCTCGGAGTAGCTAATAATCTTTATAAAGGGCAAAAAGACCTGGTTCTCCTCATAATTGATGAAAATAAGGTAAATTCAGAAATAAAATACGAAGATTTACATAAATCAGGGCAGGCCTATCCCCATATTTATGGCCATCTCAATACTGATGCCGTTGTTAATGTCTGTGACTTTACATATCATGCCAATTGCAGTTTTAAATTGCCAGATGAACTTAAGCTCTAACATAAAATTTTTACAGCCAAATAAATATGGAGGTGGCCAGAATGATAACTGAATTCAGGATTAAAAAAATTGTATTTGATATTGGTCAGGTTTTATTAACCTTTAACCCTGAGCAGTACTTAAAGGACCAGTTTAACCTCTCGACAGGACAGATAAAAGAGATAGCAAAAGCAACCTTTAGAAGTTCTGTCTGGCTCGATTTAGACAGAGGAAAGATCAGTAAAAATGAAGCTGCTGAAATTTTTTCAAAAAAGCTACCTGAATACAGCCAGGTTTTAGTGGAAGGTGTCTTAAACTGGGAGGAAATCTTAAATCCAATTGAGCCCAATATTGAGCTCTTAAAAGAATTTAGAGCTCATGATGCCTATCAAGTTTATGCTCTATCTAATTTTAATGATGAGAGTTATCAGGTTGCAAAATCTGAATTCCCTTTCTTAAATCTATTCAAAGGTGAGATTATCTCTGGCCAGGTTGGATATATTAAACCTGAACCTGAAATCTATCAGTTATTGCTGGACAGATTTGAGCTAAAGCCTGCAGAAACCTTATTTATTGATGATAGCAAGGAAAATATTGAAGCAGCTAAGGAATTTGGCTTAAGAACGATCCATTACAGGAATCCAGAGCAGCTACAAAAGGAGATAAAGCATTTAAATCTACTGATTTGATAATTGCTTAATATTTTCTAATGATATCTGCCCTGAGATAGATTATAGGAGGAGATTTTATGGCTGTTAAAGAGGTTTTAATGTTAGGTAACCCGGCTTTAAGAGAGAAATCGAAACCAGTTAAAGAATTTACCCAGGAAATATTTGATATTGCAAACGAACTTAAGGCTACTTTAAAAGATCTCCAGAAAGAAAAGGGTCTTGGCAGAGCTTTAGCTGCTCCCCAGATAGGCTATCAGAAAAAGATAATTTATGCCAACCTCTCTGATGAAGAGATTGTAATGATCAACCCGACAATTATAGATAAAAGCGACGAGATGATTGAGCTCTGGGATAGTTGTTTTAGCTTTAATGTTGATTTCTTTGTGAAGGTTAAGCGCCATCGCTGGATAACTGTTAAGTATTTAGATGGTAATAGAAATCAGAATATAAGAAAGTTTAGTGATGATCTCTCTGAGCTTTTTCAGCATGAAATTGACCATTTCTACGGAGTTCTGGCCACTGATAAGATGGTTGATAAAAAATCTATTATTATGCGCTCTGAATGGGAGAAACTCGATAATGATGGCCTTGGTATGTAATTAAAGCACACCATACCATTAAACTAAATAAATAATCATATCTAAAGCCTTAAATTTCGATACTTTAGTCACATATAACTTTAAATCATCAAGAAAATAATATATAATATTATATGAAGTAAAGTTTTACAATAATCATTACTAACAGTTAAGATTATTATTAACTTTACTAATTTTAATGAATTCAGCCGAAATTAAATAATATTTCGGCTTTTTTAATCCAATAATATATTTTATAAGCCTGGAAAGAGGTCTTTTTAATACTGGAGGTTATCTAATGAAAGTATATGTAAATGATACAGAGGTTACAATTTTTGATGGTGCAAAGGTTGAAGATGTTATCAGAAAATACTCTGTGGATAAATATAAAGAGATTAAAGAGGGTAAAATGAATATCTATGATAAATTTGACAATAAAGTTATGTTAGGAGGTGAATTAAGAGCAGGAGCTAAGCTTTATACTAAAGCTGATTAAATCTATTTTTACTTAAATCAAATAAATATTAAATAATATTTCACAAGGGGGAATTTATTAATGCATAAGTCAACAGTTAAAAAGTTAAGTGTAGTTTTTGTCATGGCTGCCATGGTTATGGCTATGTCAGCATTCGGTCTATTTCCAGGAGAATCAGGGGAGTTAATAGTCGAGGCAGATAGTCATTCAGATTATAAGACTGTCGCTATCCTGCATACTAATGATGAACATGGAGTAATTGAGAATTTTGGTAAGATTGCCTGGCAGAGAGAGCAACTTGAGGAAGAGTATGATGATGTTTTCCTTGTCAGTGGTGGCGACGCCTTTAGTGGTAATCCAATAGTCGATGAATATGTAATCGATGATGAAAATCTTCGTGGTAAGCCAATGATTGAAACTATGGGTGCTGCCGGATATGATGCTATGGTTATCGGTAATCATGAATTTGATTATGGCCAGGAGCGTCTCCAGGATAGCATAGATTCCGCCTATTTCCCAATGATTCTTGCAAACATGGAAGTAGATCCAGATGAAGCCGACATGGCCCAACCACAGCCATATGCAATGCTTGAAACAAGTTTTGGAGCAGATTTAACATTCTTAGGCCTGGTTCAGGTTAGTGGAGATTATCCTTCAACCCTGCCAGCAAATCTTTATGGGTTAAATTTCCTTGATCCAATTGAAACAGCTCTAGAATTCACCCACTTAGAAGATACTTCAGATGCCTTTATCGGTTTAACCCATATGGGTCATAGTTGGGAACAGGAATTAGCTGAAGAAATGTCTGAGCTTGATCTAATTATTGGTGGTCACTCCCATACAGTTGTTGAAGAACCTGTATTTGTTAATGATACTCTTGTAACCCAGGCTGGTTCTGATACAGAATATCTCGGTAAAGTGATGGTTACCTTTAATGAAGATAATGAAATAGTCGAAAAGGATTCAAAGCTGATTGCTACAGAAGATATTGAAGGTACCAATGAAGATGTTGAAGATATGATAGCTGGTTTTGAAGCTGAAGTTGAGGAAATCTTCGCCAGAGAGCTCAGTTATCTTGAAGAGCCTATAACCGGTGCTGAAGATTTAGGAGCATTTATGACTGATGCAGTTCTTGAATCTGATCAGATTGCCGATCTTGGTTATGATGTCGATTTTGCATTCCAGAATAGCGGCGGTATCAGGGTCAGTGAATTAGAAGCTGGAGCTCTAACTGTTGGCGATATCTTTGAACTAGAACCATTTGGTAATGATATTATTATCCATCAGATGACAGCCGATGATTTAAGATCACTTATCGGTACAGATTCTGAAAGCAGAGGAGAAGCCGATCTAAGAGTAGCCGGCTTAAATTATGAGGTTATAACTGATGCAGATGGCAATCTTGAAACAGTTAATCTCTATTATCCTGATGGAACAGAGCTAGATGAGGATACTGAATATACTGTAGCATTAAATAGCTATATTGCAAGTGCTTATGAATTTACAGCTCAGGATGATGGCGAGAATACCTATCTCCGTCACAATGATACTATCATCAATTTTGTTGAGAATATCATCTCAGAAGAAGACTTAAATGAAAAATATCATGGCTTAAGTAGAACACATTTTGAGTAAATCTCAGCAAAATTTAACTAAAAACTATATATCAAATATAGTAAAATAGTTAAAGATAAGGTTTAATATAAGAACCCTGATTCTGGTGATTAACCTCCTGGAATCAGGGTTTTATTATTTGAGACTATTTATTTTATCATAATTTTAGAGTTATTAGTATTTTATTCAGCTAATAATTGAGCCATTAATAGATTAGCCATCGGATAAATCCAACCCTGCTCTACATGATAGGGCTCATGATCCTGTAGTTTATACCTTGCAATCATTGGAATTTCAATAGCATTTCCTGTTGGAGGTATCTCGGCAAACTCTCCAATATGGGTTCCCATTACTGTCCATTCTAGAACTGCCTCGCCATTACTGATTATAATATTTCTAATTTCAACTTCTGACTCAAAAGCCACATTATAGAACCAGTAGAGATAATCTTCCAGCTCTTCTCGACTTGTGGCCATTGTGACACCTCCCATTGACATATCATAAAAGGTTACATCCTCGGTAACATAACTCATATCATGGATTTCAGCAGGATCTTCAGGATTAAGATAGGCCATGACAATTTCTTCAGTCCGCTCAATTCCAGGCCCCTCATGTCCATCTGCCATCAGAACACCAGGAAATGTCAATATCAAAGCAACCATAATTGATGAAACGATAACCCCGGTCAAAACTTTTCTGCTCAACATAATAAATCCCCCCTTATTTAATTTGCCCATATATAATAATTATATCACCAGTCTGATATAGATCAGTCATATCCAGGTCATAAACTAGTTAGATCTGGGTCATATCTAATTATTAGTATTTTCAATAATATTAAATAGGTTGCAAAGGATGATTTACAATGTTAGAATTTATTCAGTTCTAATAATTTTAATGGAGGTTTTGTAA
Encoded proteins:
- a CDS encoding glycosyltransferase family 2 protein; its protein translation is MSIGVLVITYNEEEMLADCLDSVTWADEIVVVDSDSKDKTREIAKEYTDKVYIREFDNFSNQRNFGLDKLKSDWILVLDADERITTELQAEIEKKIATGGYDLYQIPRKNFFLGKWIRYAGWYPDYTDRLFKNDQSIRYAGDVHECPTFTGKKGRMDQPMIHYTYQDIASYMEKVNHYTTLSARESSKDPSLFYVFIRSFFEFFNFLLFKKAFLLGREGLVLTAISTVSKFLKYIKIWEKNRKD
- a CDS encoding bifunctional 2',3'-cyclic-nucleotide 2'-phosphodiesterase/3'-nucleotidase, with amino-acid sequence MKKFKKLTVISLALTFMLIFTGILTGTITAEEDLHELTILGTTDFHQYVMPYNYMADEVDENIGVSKVSTLINDKRENYDNILLLDAGDVIQGSLLGSLEAGQLPGDLEQPVPPLQEGEYPVIIDAMNHMGYDAAAIGNHELQDYGIDYFRQAEVGSNFPWLNANLYDAEFTDINYFEPYAILEREIDGEPISIGVVSFVSPEVVQWGSAHLEGEVVGKDIIEEAESFIPRIRDVGADIVIVSAHTGIDPDDTDVNAGYYLSKIDGIDAMVLGHQHNEFPGGSEYDDVEGIDNEAGLVNDVPAVLPGAWGSHLGVIDMTLSQEDGEWNVVESSSRLKEVDENVESDPEIVDMVEEKHEATIEYVNTPIGETDTELTTYFSRVQDTATIKLVQEAQKWYVEERLELTEQEEYQDMPLISTAAPLRFGRQGPTDYTSIEPGSLNITDATDIYIYDNIFQVVKVTGEELREFLEESADNFNQIDPDEEADQQLINEYFEGFYYESIMGVEYEIDVTQELGERIVDLTYDGEPVEDDMEFLMATNNHRASGTATDVLDGSQSLLEAAPGDVKNQDVLVEYFAENDVVSPERENNWRIKPVDIEGDIIFHSDPSGVDYLETKGFEQIEYIETDEDGWGVYRMAF
- a CDS encoding DUF3841 domain-containing protein, whose amino-acid sequence is MAEINTHKVWTRQDDSVLETLEEDGVYRVKEKYIRAKMGNLADIYINVYKWLRNQASKRMDIPEAARYPIWLTTHEELKLPEAEGCINFELEIPDSNILIFDMEKWDYIVNYMYLPEDDQDRQRFKDKLDKYNINVESDIYLENFYPLLKQEMVSSWERLFDDNIRLSNHDVAICWELKKEWVIDYERYL
- a CDS encoding glycosyltransferase family 4 protein; this encodes MSRNIVFLNTHFSWGGGENWTLLTAKGLADRGHNVWVAGRQDSEIIKRAKAKGLRTEIVNLHNTLSCLNPVKIFSFKSFLEENNIEVLFLNLSRDRKFGAITGALADVERIIYRRGVDRPLKKRFYSNWLYGTVLTDIIANSKSTKENVMKNLKGILNKEKIKLIYNGVEIPENIEPGFSLREDYNINESDKILVNVGRLFPEKGHDLLLAGMKKLNRLNQSWKLFIIGEGDERDKIERLISEYELDDQVYLTGFVDNVDEYLAQADLMVHSARIEGFGLVLVEAMATGLPVVAVAASNIPEIVQDGEVGLLAKEENPQDLAEKVNQLLKDDDLRTTYASNARDYVKKNFSIEKMVNQYEELID
- a CDS encoding lipopolysaccharide kinase InaA family protein; its protein translation is MRLNYRGREYEVLASYRAESRLELLEDIIDKFIIIDDKAEYQAALFKDDKAHDVFKYKLDGNTYYIKKYENLKFKKKVKNLFRPAEGERYLKLLNKLQEIGVPTIKKGWAIKYGSFINRESLFITEEISGQELIDFLDDSDDVKLREKAIENLSRLLNTLYSNKLLSGDPNFSNFFVDEVGEIKFIDMDSIKKFPAMSQSIIDKNLAKLLALAYVHEVELSLSEKRVLVNKTLKKKKFQDILKLAKEKLDYWNHNKIIQKNSELVNI
- a CDS encoding DUF952 domain-containing protein; its protein translation is MITHITNRAAWEQAKESGVYKASSLETEGFIHCSTIKQVLGVANNLYKGQKDLVLLIIDENKVNSEIKYEDLHKSGQAYPHIYGHLNTDAVVNVCDFTYHANCSFKLPDELKL
- a CDS encoding DUF3841 domain-containing protein, whose protein sequence is MRDTYELWTHQKPELKDLILNQGRITVKRKYIKDKYGEQADIFLTAYNFFVQKFREYVSCPGGAEYPFWAATDREAASTGTEGVFLRLEVPADQTVFFSAIQWNQILNLEYLADSPEDKKHFNKKLDSMGLNPEAKSEILITPHYPLLKAEIKKSWHDNFKLARNPERIEDNNVKAALWELKSNWLI
- the def gene encoding peptide deformylase, producing the protein MAVKEVLMLGNPALREKSKPVKEFTQEIFDIANELKATLKDLQKEKGLGRALAAPQIGYQKKIIYANLSDEEIVMINPTIIDKSDEMIELWDSCFSFNVDFFVKVKRHRWITVKYLDGNRNQNIRKFSDDLSELFQHEIDHFYGVLATDKMVDKKSIIMRSEWEKLDNDGLGM
- a CDS encoding Dps family protein yields the protein MENYDNLQTYLSNFAVLNAKLHNLHWNVEAKQFVQLHEFTEELYDEFFVMFDDIAELMKMKGEMPLVKMNDYVEHATIEELPAKTFSYDEVINAVEADLKEMKSLAVKIREEADEVDDFEVVGEMEEHVAFYSKNLWFIRSMNV
- a CDS encoding HAD family hydrolase, translated to MITEFRIKKIVFDIGQVLLTFNPEQYLKDQFNLSTGQIKEIAKATFRSSVWLDLDRGKISKNEAAEIFSKKLPEYSQVLVEGVLNWEEILNPIEPNIELLKEFRAHDAYQVYALSNFNDESYQVAKSEFPFLNLFKGEIISGQVGYIKPEPEIYQLLLDRFELKPAETLFIDDSKENIEAAKEFGLRTIHYRNPEQLQKEIKHLNLLI